The following is a genomic window from Bordetella petrii.
GCTAATTGCGGCTTCGAGGCCAACTGGAGCGCGCACCTGCGCGAGCGCTGCGCCGGCATGCCGCTCAAGTCAGTTGCCATGGCGCCGGATCACGGCGGCGCGCCCGGCTTGTGGCGGCGCGGCGAGTTCGTGCTGACCGCCGCCGGCATCGAAGGCAGCCTGGTGTACGCCTTGTCGGCCGGGCTGCGCGATGCCATTGATGCAAACGGCACGACGCTCGCCTGGGTCGACCTGCTGCCCGATCAGTCCGCCGAGCGTGTTCTGGCGCAGGTTGCGCATCCGCGCGGCGCGCGTTCCATGTCCAGCCATCTGCAAAGCCGGCTCGGACTCAAGGGCGCCAAGGCCGCGCTGCTGCGCGAATGCGCGCCGGCACAAGCCTGGCAGGACACGGCGCTGCTGGCCCGCTGCATCAAGGCGTTGCCGCTGCGCCTGTTGCGCGCGCGTCCCATCGACGAGGCCATCAGCAGCGCGGGCGGCGTGCGCCTGGAGGCCGTTGACGACGCGCTGATGCTCAAAACCGCCCCGGGCGTCTTCTGCGCCGGCGAAATGCTGGATTGGGAAGCGCCCACCGGTGGCTACCTGCTCACGGCATGCATGGCCAGCGGCGTGGTGGCGGGAGAGGGCGCGCGGGCGTTCCTGGCATCGTGATGCCCGCAAGGCCTGTTTAGCCCACTAAGCCCAGTAAGCCCCGCTAAGCCCCGTTAGTGCCGGTGTCGGCCCGGCGCGGCAGCACCCAGTCCGGCCGAGCGAAATGGCAGGTATACCCGTCGGGGAAGCGTTCCAGGTAATCCTGGTGCTCGGGTTCAGCCTGCCAGAAATCGCCCGCCGGCTCGACTTCGGTAACCACCTTGCCGGGCCACAGTCCCGAAGCGTTGACGTCCGCGATCGTATCCAGCGCCACGGCTTTCTGCTGTTCGCTGGTGAAGTAGATTGCCGAGCGATAGCTCATGCCGCGGTCATTGCCCTGGCGATTCGGCGTCGTCGGGTCGTGAATCTGGAAAAAGAATTCGAGCAGCCGGCGATAGCTGATTTGCGACGGATCGAACAGAATCTCGATCGCCTCGGCATGCGTGCCGTGATTGCGATAAGTGGCATTCGGCACGTCGCCACCGGTGTACCCGACCCGGGTCGAGATTACGCCGGGCAGCTTGCGGATGAGATCCTGCATGCCCCAGAAGCAGCCGCCTGCAAGTACAGCACGTTCGGTCGTCATGATATTTCCTTTACCTGGTCGAGATATTCGCCGTAACCCTGTTCCACCATCTGATCGCGTGGCACGAAACGCAGCGAAGCCGAATTGATACAGTATCGCAGACCGCCGCGATCGCGCGGCCCGTCGGGAAATACATGCCCCAGGTGGCTGTCGCCATGCGTCGAGCGCACTTCGGTGCGGATCATGCCGTGGCTCGCGTCGCGCCGCTCATTGATGTTCACCGGCTCGACCGGCTTGGTGAAGCTCGGCCAGCCGCACCCCGATTCATACTTGTCCGTAGACGAGAACAGTGGTTCGCCTGACACGACGTCGACATAGATGCCCGGCTCGGCGTTGTGCAGCAGGGCGCCGGTTCCCGGGCGCTCGGTTCCGCTTTCCTGTGTCACCCGGTACTGTTCGGGCGTCAGGCTGGCAATAGCAGCCTCGGTTCTCTTGTACGAAGTAGCCATGGTTCGCTCCATTTCACACGTTGCGGACGCCGGGGCGCAAGCCCGGCACGGATGCGCGCAGCAGGCACAATGATGCTGCGAGCAAGACGATATCCTTCAGCAGAAACTGGCCGGGTGCCGCCGAGATGGCGGGAAATCCGCCCGCGCTGGCTTCCGCGACGCCAGGGGTAGTGAAGAAAAAGGTCAGGGTGATCAGGTACGTGGCCGCGGACATCGCCGCGCCCAGCGCCGAGAAAGCCGGCTGGAACGCTCCCACAACCAGAGCCGCCGCCGTCGACAGTTCCAGCACGCCGATCACGTAGCTGGCGCCCTGGATGCCGAACAAGGCGTGCAGCCAGCTCATGATGGGGCTGTGCGCGATGAACGGCCCGATGCCGTTCGCTTCGTACGCGGTGAATTTCATCGCGCCAAACCAGAGAAAAACAATGACGAGCGCCCACCTGAGCAGGGCCAGCGCCGCGGGCGATCCGGCGCCTT
Proteins encoded in this region:
- a CDS encoding TIGR03862 family flavoprotein, whose translation is MPDSAAPVSSTAVRVAIIGGGPAGLMAAEALARQGIPADVYDGMPSVGRKFLLAGRGGLNLTHSEPAGRFNARYGVRSAAVAGWLGRLDAQGLRDWAHGLGVETFVGSSGRVFPREMKAAPLLRAWLSRLRAAGVRFHMRHRWSGWPPGAPIDPRQLHFQTPQGPLLVSADAAILALGGASWARLGSDGAWVAGLQAHGVDIAALRPANCGFEANWSAHLRERCAGMPLKSVAMAPDHGGAPGLWRRGEFVLTAAGIEGSLVYALSAGLRDAIDANGTTLAWVDLLPDQSAERVLAQVAHPRGARSMSSHLQSRLGLKGAKAALLRECAPAQAWQDTALLARCIKALPLRLLRARPIDEAISSAGGVRLEAVDDALMLKTAPGVFCAGEMLDWEAPTGGYLLTACMASGVVAGEGARAFLAS
- the msrA gene encoding peptide-methionine (S)-S-oxide reductase MsrA; translation: MTTERAVLAGGCFWGMQDLIRKLPGVISTRVGYTGGDVPNATYRNHGTHAEAIEILFDPSQISYRRLLEFFFQIHDPTTPNRQGNDRGMSYRSAIYFTSEQQKAVALDTIADVNASGLWPGKVVTEVEPAGDFWQAEPEHQDYLERFPDGYTCHFARPDWVLPRRADTGTNGA
- the msrB gene encoding peptide-methionine (R)-S-oxide reductase MsrB, encoding MATSYKRTEAAIASLTPEQYRVTQESGTERPGTGALLHNAEPGIYVDVVSGEPLFSSTDKYESGCGWPSFTKPVEPVNINERRDASHGMIRTEVRSTHGDSHLGHVFPDGPRDRGGLRYCINSASLRFVPRDQMVEQGYGEYLDQVKEIS
- a CDS encoding YkgB family protein — its product is MTHPENPSPLQIAEKGAGSPAALALLRWALVIVFLWFGAMKFTAYEANGIGPFIAHSPIMSWLHALFGIQGASYVIGVLELSTAAALVVGAFQPAFSALGAAMSAATYLITLTFFFTTPGVAEASAGGFPAISAAPGQFLLKDIVLLAASLCLLRASVPGLRPGVRNV